One Kitasatospora sp. MAP12-44 DNA segment encodes these proteins:
- the dnaJ gene encoding molecular chaperone DnaJ: MATDYYAVLGVRRDAGQDEIKKAFRRLARELHPDVNPDPKTQERFKEINAAYEVLSDPAKRQVYDLGGDPLSPNGGGGGFGAGAAGFGFSDIMDAFFGAASGQRGPRSRTRRGQDAMIRLEITLDEATFGTTKELQVDTAVTCTTCSGEGAAPGTSAQTCDMCRGKGEVSQVTRSFLGQVMTSRPCPQCQGFGTVVPTPCPECAGDGRVRARRTLTVKIPAGVDNGTRIQLAGEGEVGPGGGPAGDLYVEIAETAHPTFQRRGDDLHCTVTIPMTAASLGTQVPLQTLDGLEEVDIRPGTQSGQSIPLHGRGVTHLRGGGRGDLIVHVEVQTPTKLDPEQEDLLRRLAVLRGEERPSGTFAPGQQGLFSRLKDAFNGR; the protein is encoded by the coding sequence GTGGCCACGGACTACTACGCGGTACTCGGCGTCCGACGGGATGCGGGGCAGGACGAGATCAAGAAGGCGTTCCGGCGCCTCGCGCGTGAACTGCACCCGGACGTCAACCCGGACCCGAAGACTCAGGAGCGGTTCAAGGAGATCAACGCCGCCTACGAGGTGCTCTCCGACCCCGCGAAGCGGCAGGTCTACGACCTCGGCGGCGACCCGCTGTCGCCCAACGGCGGCGGTGGCGGCTTCGGCGCGGGCGCGGCCGGCTTCGGCTTCTCCGACATCATGGACGCCTTCTTCGGCGCCGCCTCAGGCCAGCGCGGCCCCCGGTCGCGCACCCGGCGCGGCCAGGACGCCATGATCCGCCTGGAGATCACCCTGGACGAGGCCACCTTCGGCACGACCAAGGAACTCCAGGTCGACACGGCCGTCACCTGCACCACCTGCAGCGGTGAGGGTGCCGCCCCCGGCACCTCCGCGCAGACCTGTGACATGTGCCGCGGCAAGGGCGAGGTCTCCCAGGTCACCCGGTCCTTCCTGGGCCAGGTCATGACCTCGCGCCCCTGCCCGCAGTGCCAGGGCTTCGGCACCGTCGTGCCGACCCCGTGCCCCGAGTGCGCCGGCGACGGCCGGGTGCGCGCCCGCCGCACGCTGACCGTCAAGATCCCGGCCGGTGTCGACAACGGCACCCGGATCCAGCTGGCCGGTGAGGGCGAGGTCGGCCCCGGCGGCGGCCCGGCCGGCGACCTCTACGTCGAGATCGCCGAGACCGCCCACCCGACCTTCCAGCGCCGCGGCGACGACCTGCACTGCACGGTCACCATCCCGATGACGGCGGCCTCGCTCGGCACCCAGGTGCCGCTGCAGACCCTGGACGGCCTGGAGGAGGTCGACATCCGGCCCGGCACCCAGTCCGGCCAGTCGATCCCGCTGCACGGCCGGGGCGTCACGCACCTTCGCGGGGGCGGCCGAGGCGACCTGATAGTGCATGTCGAGGTGCAGACGCCCACCAAGCTCGACCCCGAGCAGGAGGACCTGCTGCGCCGCCTGGCGGTGCTGCGTGGCGAGGAGCGGCCCTCGGGCACCTTCGCACCCGGTCAGCAGGGTCTGTTCTCCCGCCTGAAGGACGCCTTCAACGGCCGCTGA
- a CDS encoding DUF1906 domain-containing protein: MRSLRATALTTLCLVLSFALDAAPAGAFVPPGVTRTVLTGLGRDVQPTYTGAGFDTCEAPPVDTMQAWWDSSPYSAAGIYISGEQRACHQAELSADWVRQVHAMGWQLLPIDVGPQAPCSGSGSKPHRIDPANAADQGSAEADGAANALQALGLGAGSPVYLDVEAYSGSDASCGQAVVDFTVAWTQELHRLGYRSGFYSSLGSGISDLAAAAEAGTSPLPDAVWYARWDGRATTDGSGGLDDSLWSAHGRLHQYRGNVTESYGGQTLTIDRDWIDGPVAP, from the coding sequence GTGCGATCTCTCCGCGCCACGGCGCTCACCACGCTCTGTCTCGTCCTGTCGTTCGCGCTGGACGCGGCCCCCGCGGGGGCCTTCGTCCCACCGGGGGTCACCCGCACCGTGCTGACCGGTCTTGGGCGTGACGTCCAGCCCACCTACACCGGCGCCGGGTTCGACACCTGCGAGGCCCCACCGGTGGACACCATGCAGGCCTGGTGGGACTCCTCGCCCTACAGCGCGGCCGGCATCTACATCAGCGGCGAGCAGCGGGCCTGCCACCAGGCGGAGCTGAGCGCCGACTGGGTGCGCCAGGTCCACGCGATGGGCTGGCAGCTGCTGCCGATCGACGTCGGACCGCAGGCGCCCTGCAGCGGCTCCGGGAGCAAGCCGCACCGGATCGACCCGGCCAACGCCGCCGACCAGGGCTCGGCGGAGGCCGACGGCGCGGCGAACGCGCTGCAGGCGCTCGGCCTGGGCGCGGGCAGCCCGGTCTACCTCGACGTCGAGGCGTACTCGGGGTCCGACGCGTCCTGCGGGCAGGCCGTGGTCGACTTCACCGTCGCCTGGACCCAGGAGCTGCACCGGCTCGGCTACCGCTCCGGCTTCTACTCCAGCCTCGGCTCCGGCATCTCGGACCTCGCCGCCGCCGCCGAGGCCGGCACCTCGCCGCTCCCGGACGCCGTCTGGTACGCCCGCTGGGACGGGCGGGCCACCACGGACGGCAGCGGCGGGCTCGACGACAGCCTCTGGTCCGCCCACGGCCGCCTCCACCAGTACCGGGGCAACGTCACTGAGTCCTACGGCGGCCAGACCCTGACCATCGACCGCGACTGGATCGACGGCCCGGTCGCGCCC
- a CDS encoding PhoH family protein, translating into MSDTAQHRPQATNGASARIVIPEKHPMVTLLGATDSLLRVIERSFPETDIHVRGNEVTATGERADIVLVQQLFNEMMLVLRTGQPLTEDAVERSIAMLRNAAADPAGAGESPSQVFTASILSNRGRTIRPKTENQKNYVDAIDRHTITFGIGPAGTGKTYLAMAKAVQALQAKEVNRIILTRPAVEAGERLGFLPGTLFEKIDPYLRPLYDALHDMMDPDSIPRLMAAGTIEVAPLAYMRGRTLNDAFIILDEAQNTSPEQMKMFLTRLGFNSRVVVTGDTSQIDLPGSTRSGLKVVQEILADVPDIHFSILTSTDVVRHKLVGRIVDAYERWDALENAEDDTPAGAKAKKPAPRRNTRTPRQPHRTES; encoded by the coding sequence ATGAGTGACACCGCACAGCACCGCCCGCAGGCCACGAACGGCGCCAGCGCCCGGATCGTGATCCCCGAGAAGCACCCGATGGTCACCCTGCTCGGTGCCACCGATTCCCTCCTGCGAGTGATCGAGCGCTCCTTCCCCGAGACCGACATCCACGTCCGGGGCAACGAGGTCACCGCAACCGGCGAACGTGCCGACATCGTCCTGGTCCAGCAGCTCTTCAACGAGATGATGCTGGTGCTGCGCACCGGCCAACCCCTGACGGAGGACGCCGTGGAGCGGTCCATTGCGATGCTCAGGAACGCCGCCGCCGACCCCGCCGGGGCCGGCGAGAGCCCGTCCCAGGTCTTCACGGCGAGCATCCTGTCGAACCGGGGCCGCACGATCCGTCCCAAGACGGAGAACCAGAAGAACTACGTCGACGCGATCGACCGGCACACCATCACCTTCGGCATCGGTCCGGCCGGTACCGGCAAGACCTACCTGGCGATGGCCAAGGCCGTCCAGGCCCTGCAGGCCAAGGAGGTCAACCGGATCATCCTGACCCGGCCCGCCGTCGAGGCCGGTGAGCGGCTCGGCTTCCTGCCCGGCACGCTCTTCGAGAAGATCGACCCCTACCTGCGGCCGCTCTACGACGCGCTGCACGACATGATGGACCCCGACTCCATCCCCCGGCTGATGGCCGCGGGCACCATCGAGGTCGCCCCGCTCGCCTATATGCGCGGCCGCACCCTCAACGACGCCTTCATCATCCTGGACGAGGCCCAGAACACCTCGCCCGAGCAGATGAAGATGTTCCTCACCCGGCTCGGTTTCAACTCCCGGGTGGTGGTCACCGGCGACACCAGCCAGATCGACCTCCCGGGCAGCACCCGCAGCGGCCTCAAGGTGGTCCAGGAGATCCTCGCGGACGTCCCGGACATCCACTTCTCGATCCTGACCAGCACCGACGTGGTCCGCCACAAGCTGGTCGGCCGGATCGTGGACGCCTACGAGCGCTGGGACGCCCTGGAGAACGCCGAGGACGACACCCCGGCGGGCGCCAAGGCGAAGAAGCCCGCGCCCCGTCGCAACACCCGCACGCCCCGACAGCCCCATCGCACCGAAAGCTGA
- a CDS encoding hemolysin family protein, with the protein MSGDSTSFLVGACLLVMVGWLAACAEAGISRVSRFRAEEAVRAGRRGSDRLLTLASDPIRYLNLATLIRVASEVAAAVLVTVVCVRSFQQTWQAVLVAFGVMVLVSFVAVGVSPRTIGRQHPLTSATTASFVLLPLARILGPIPRLLILLGNALTPGKGYREGPFASEAELRALVDLAEKDDLIEDDERRMVHSVFELGDTIVREVMVPRTDLVMIERHKTVRQALTLALRSGFSRIPVVGENEDDVVGIVYLKDLVRLTHISRDAESEQVDTMMRPAVFIPDSKPAGDLLREMQQMRSHVAIVIDEYGGTAGLVTIEDILEEIVGEITDEYDREIAPIEDLGDGSFRITARLLVEDLGELFGIELEDEDIETVGGLLAKHLGRVPIPGSACEVPVPLDESTGLSAIRLTAESSAGRRNRIGTVVATPVRRLQDSPEQTD; encoded by the coding sequence ATGAGCGGTGACAGTACGAGTTTTCTGGTCGGGGCGTGTCTGCTGGTCATGGTCGGCTGGCTGGCCGCCTGCGCCGAGGCGGGGATCTCCCGGGTCTCCCGGTTCCGCGCCGAGGAGGCCGTCCGGGCCGGTCGGCGCGGCTCGGACCGGCTGCTGACGCTGGCGAGCGACCCGATCCGCTACCTCAACCTGGCCACCCTGATCCGGGTGGCCAGCGAGGTGGCTGCCGCCGTCCTGGTGACGGTGGTCTGCGTCCGGTCCTTCCAGCAGACCTGGCAGGCCGTGCTGGTGGCGTTCGGTGTGATGGTGCTGGTCTCGTTCGTCGCGGTCGGCGTCTCGCCGCGCACGATCGGGCGCCAGCACCCGCTCACCTCGGCCACCACAGCCTCGTTCGTGCTGCTGCCGCTGGCCCGGATCCTCGGCCCGATCCCGCGGCTGCTGATCCTGCTGGGCAACGCGCTGACGCCCGGCAAGGGCTACCGCGAGGGGCCGTTCGCCTCGGAGGCCGAGCTGCGCGCGCTGGTCGACCTCGCCGAGAAGGACGACCTGATCGAGGACGACGAGCGCCGGATGGTGCACTCGGTCTTCGAACTGGGCGACACCATCGTGCGCGAGGTGATGGTGCCGCGTACCGACCTGGTGATGATCGAGCGGCACAAGACGGTCCGTCAGGCGCTCACCCTGGCACTGCGCTCGGGCTTCTCGCGGATCCCGGTGGTCGGCGAGAACGAGGACGACGTGGTCGGCATCGTCTACCTCAAGGACCTGGTCCGGCTGACCCACATCAGCCGGGACGCCGAGTCCGAGCAGGTGGACACCATGATGCGGCCGGCTGTCTTCATCCCGGACAGCAAGCCGGCCGGCGACCTGCTGCGCGAGATGCAGCAGATGCGCTCGCACGTCGCGATCGTGATCGACGAGTACGGCGGCACGGCCGGCCTGGTCACCATCGAGGACATCCTGGAGGAGATCGTCGGCGAGATCACCGACGAGTACGACCGGGAGATCGCCCCGATCGAGGACCTCGGTGACGGCTCGTTCCGGATCACCGCCCGGCTGCTGGTCGAGGACCTCGGCGAGCTCTTCGGCATCGAGCTGGAGGACGAGGACATCGAGACGGTCGGCGGCCTGCTCGCCAAGCACCTGGGACGGGTGCCGATCCCCGGCTCCGCCTGCGAGGTGCCGGTGCCGCTGGACGAGTCGACCGGGCTCAGCGCGATCAGGCTGACCGCGGAGAGCTCGGCCGGGCGCCGCAACCGCATCGGCACCGTGGTGGCCACGCCGGTCCGCCGGCTCCAGGACAGCCCCGAGCAGACCGACTAA
- a CDS encoding 16S rRNA (uracil(1498)-N(3))-methyltransferase produces the protein MTAPVFVVDTDRLAAASPGAVVRLDGAEGRHAAAVKRLEVGEAITLTDGLGLGGHGTVTAVLGKDALDVTLADTVAEPAPSPRIVVVQALPKGDRGELAVETMTEVGVDVVIPWAASRCITQWKGERGAKALAKWRSTAREAGKQSRRLRFPEVREVMTTRQLAPLLAAAALAAVLHEEGAEPLAAAPLPTAGDIMLIVGPEGGVSPEELTAFAAAGAKPYRLGPSVLRTSTAGVAAGALLLGRAGRWS, from the coding sequence ATGACCGCGCCCGTCTTCGTCGTCGACACCGACCGCCTCGCCGCCGCCTCGCCGGGCGCCGTGGTCAGGCTGGACGGAGCCGAGGGGCGGCACGCCGCAGCCGTGAAGCGGCTTGAGGTGGGCGAGGCGATCACCCTCACCGACGGGCTCGGCCTCGGCGGCCACGGCACGGTGACGGCCGTGCTCGGCAAGGACGCCCTGGACGTGACCCTCGCCGACACGGTCGCCGAGCCCGCGCCGAGCCCGCGGATCGTGGTCGTCCAGGCGCTGCCCAAGGGCGACCGCGGCGAGCTGGCGGTCGAGACGATGACCGAGGTCGGTGTCGACGTGGTGATCCCCTGGGCCGCCTCGCGCTGCATCACCCAGTGGAAGGGCGAGCGCGGTGCCAAGGCGCTGGCCAAGTGGCGGAGCACCGCGCGCGAGGCGGGCAAGCAGTCGCGCCGGCTGCGCTTCCCCGAGGTGCGCGAGGTGATGACGACCCGCCAGCTGGCCCCGCTGCTGGCCGCGGCGGCGCTGGCGGCCGTCCTGCACGAGGAGGGCGCCGAGCCGCTGGCGGCGGCGCCGCTGCCGACGGCCGGGGACATCATGCTGATCGTCGGGCCCGAGGGCGGGGTCAGCCCGGAGGAGCTGACGGCCTTCGCCGCGGCCGGCGCGAAGCCGTACCGGCTGGGCCCGTCGGTGCTGCGCACCTCGACGGCGGGCGTCGCGGCCGGCGCGCTGCTGCTGGGCCGCGCGGGCCGCTGGTCCTGA
- a CDS encoding cytidine deaminase, translating to MLSGMTDLDRALDAEDQKLVTLARSARARNQVAEGAAVRDETGRTYVAGTVALPSLALSAVQTAVAMAVASGAKGLEAAVVVTAQQAPTEADLAVVRELGGAGTPLLLAGPDGVLRTRVDAS from the coding sequence ATGCTCAGCGGCATGACTGACCTTGATCGCGCCCTCGACGCCGAAGACCAGAAGCTCGTCACCCTGGCCCGCTCCGCCCGGGCCCGCAACCAGGTGGCGGAGGGAGCGGCGGTGCGCGACGAGACCGGCCGCACCTACGTCGCGGGGACGGTCGCGCTGCCGTCGCTGGCGCTGAGCGCCGTGCAGACGGCGGTGGCGATGGCGGTGGCGAGCGGCGCCAAGGGCCTGGAGGCGGCGGTGGTCGTGACGGCGCAGCAGGCTCCCACCGAGGCTGACCTGGCCGTCGTCCGGGAGCTGGGCGGAGCCGGCACGCCGCTGCTGCTGGCCGGACCGGACGGTGTGCTGCGGACGCGGGTCGACGCAAGCTGA
- the hrcA gene encoding heat-inducible transcriptional repressor HrcA, translating into MFDEAESDPRPPGRSSTSDGPSGPRVTPARTSRLDTSHLLDAGRLEVRQLDERKLAVLRAIVQDYVGTEEPVGSKALVERHNLGVSPATVRNDMATLEEDGYIHQPHTSAGRIPTDKGYRLFVDRLAEVKPMSAPERRAIRHFLDGAVDLDDVVARTVRLLAQLTRQVAVVQYPSLTRSTVRHVELLALAPSKVMLVLITNTGRVEQRIVDCPGPVGETTLADLRARLNAQAGGRRFPDVPALVEDLPSSFEAVDRPIVTTILSTLFESLVEQNEERIMLAGTANLTRFGHDFPLTIQPVLEALEEQVVLLRLLGETADAGMTVRIGRENEYEGLNSTSVVSVGYGSGDESVAKLGVIGPTRMDYPGTMGAVRAVARYVGQILAES; encoded by the coding sequence ATGTTCGATGAAGCAGAGTCCGACCCCCGCCCGCCCGGCCGGTCGTCCACATCCGACGGACCTTCGGGCCCCCGTGTCACGCCCGCCCGCACCAGTCGCCTGGACACCAGCCACCTGCTCGACGCCGGCCGCCTGGAGGTCCGCCAACTCGACGAGCGCAAGCTCGCCGTGCTGCGCGCCATCGTGCAGGACTACGTCGGGACCGAGGAGCCGGTCGGCTCCAAGGCCCTGGTCGAGCGCCACAACCTGGGTGTCTCGCCGGCCACGGTCCGCAATGACATGGCCACCCTCGAAGAGGACGGCTACATCCACCAGCCGCACACCAGTGCGGGCCGGATCCCCACCGACAAGGGCTACCGGCTCTTCGTCGACCGGCTGGCCGAGGTGAAACCGATGAGCGCGCCGGAGCGGCGCGCCATCCGCCACTTCCTGGACGGCGCGGTCGACCTGGACGACGTGGTGGCCCGTACGGTCCGGCTGCTCGCGCAGCTGACCCGGCAGGTCGCGGTCGTCCAGTACCCGTCGCTGACCAGGTCCACCGTCCGGCACGTCGAGCTGCTGGCGCTGGCGCCGAGCAAGGTCATGCTGGTGCTGATCACCAACACCGGCCGGGTCGAGCAGCGGATCGTCGACTGCCCGGGTCCGGTGGGCGAGACCACCCTGGCTGACCTGCGGGCCCGGCTCAACGCCCAGGCCGGCGGCCGGCGCTTCCCGGACGTCCCGGCCCTGGTGGAGGACCTCCCGTCCTCCTTCGAGGCGGTCGACCGTCCGATCGTCACCACGATCCTCTCCACCCTCTTCGAATCGCTGGTGGAGCAGAACGAGGAACGGATCATGCTGGCCGGCACCGCCAACCTGACCAGATTCGGCCATGACTTCCCGCTCACCATCCAGCCGGTGCTCGAGGCGCTGGAGGAGCAGGTGGTGCTGCTGCGCCTGCTGGGTGAGACCGCCGACGCCGGGATGACCGTCCGGATCGGCCGGGAGAACGAGTACGAGGGCCTGAATTCCACCTCGGTCGTCTCCGTCGGTTACGGTTCGGGCGATGAGAGCGTGGCAAAACTGGGTGTGATCGGCCCCACCCGGATGGACTATCCGGGCACAATGGGGGCGGTGCGAGCGGTGGCACGGTACGTGGGCCAGATCCTGGCCGAATCGTAG
- the htpX gene encoding zinc metalloprotease HtpX: protein MSASGPHTRFAPDRGLTGRMVTTMFLIGLLYVGFTGVLIVLLKGAWPLIVLLSGGLFIAQFWFSDKITERAMGARPVTPEQYPQLHGTIDRLCALADMPKPRVAVADNDMPNAFATGRNQNNSVICVTTGLMRRLDPEELEGVLAHELSHIAHRDVAVMTIAGFLGVLAGAITRIALYSGMMGGGNRNNNNNDNAALMILVVTAVSVVVYALSFLLTRMLSRYRELAADRAAAQLTGRPSALASALTKVTGQIAAIPTKDLRKAQPYNAFYFAPALSARDAASQLLSTHPSLEQRLEQLGKISAELGR from the coding sequence ATGTCGGCATCAGGTCCCCACACCCGCTTCGCCCCCGACCGCGGGCTGACGGGGCGGATGGTCACCACCATGTTCCTGATCGGTCTGCTCTACGTGGGCTTCACCGGTGTGCTGATCGTCCTGCTGAAGGGAGCCTGGCCGCTGATCGTGCTGCTGTCCGGCGGCCTGTTCATCGCCCAGTTCTGGTTCAGCGACAAGATCACCGAGCGGGCGATGGGCGCCCGGCCGGTCACCCCCGAGCAGTACCCGCAGCTGCACGGCACCATTGACCGCCTCTGCGCGCTGGCCGACATGCCGAAGCCGCGGGTCGCGGTGGCCGACAACGACATGCCCAACGCCTTCGCCACCGGGCGCAACCAGAACAACTCGGTGATCTGCGTGACCACCGGACTGATGCGCCGTCTCGACCCGGAGGAGCTGGAGGGCGTGCTCGCCCACGAGCTCTCGCACATCGCCCACCGGGACGTCGCGGTGATGACCATCGCCGGGTTCCTCGGCGTGCTGGCCGGAGCGATCACCCGGATCGCGCTCTACAGCGGGATGATGGGCGGCGGCAACCGCAATAACAACAACAACGACAACGCCGCCCTGATGATCCTCGTGGTCACCGCGGTCAGCGTGGTGGTCTACGCGCTCAGCTTCCTGCTCACCCGGATGCTCTCGCGCTACCGCGAGCTGGCCGCCGACCGGGCCGCCGCCCAACTCACCGGGCGTCCCAGCGCACTGGCCTCGGCGCTGACCAAGGTGACCGGGCAGATCGCCGCCATCCCGACCAAGGACCTGCGCAAGGCGCAGCCGTACAACGCCTTCTACTTCGCCCCCGCGCTCAGCGCGCGCGACGCTGCCTCCCAGCTGCTGTCCACGCACCCCTCGCTGGAGCAGCGGCTGGAGCAGCTGGGCAAGATCTCCGCCGAACTGGGACGCTGA
- the ybeY gene encoding rRNA maturation RNase YbeY codes for MSIDIANESGWDADEDAILDVARFALDKMRIHPQSELSVILIDSEAMEQLHIQWMDLPGPTDVMSFPMDELRPGKEGEELPQGLLGDIVLCPEVAKAQGLAAPSQHSMDEELQLLTVHGVLHVLGYDHEEPEEERTMFALQKRILDDWRTGRGLSGLSPAPTTH; via the coding sequence ATGTCCATCGACATCGCCAACGAGTCCGGCTGGGACGCCGACGAGGATGCCATCCTCGACGTCGCCCGCTTCGCCCTCGACAAGATGCGGATCCACCCGCAGTCCGAACTGTCCGTGATCCTCATCGACAGCGAGGCGATGGAGCAGCTGCACATCCAGTGGATGGACCTGCCCGGTCCCACCGACGTGATGTCCTTCCCGATGGACGAGCTGCGTCCGGGCAAGGAGGGCGAGGAGCTGCCGCAGGGCCTGCTCGGCGACATCGTGCTCTGCCCGGAGGTGGCCAAGGCCCAGGGTCTTGCGGCTCCCTCGCAGCACTCGATGGACGAGGAGCTGCAACTGCTCACCGTCCACGGGGTGCTGCACGTGCTCGGCTACGACCACGAGGAGCCGGAGGAGGAGCGCACCATGTTCGCCCTCCAGAAGCGCATCCTGGACGACTGGCGTACCGGTCGCGGGTTGTCGGGGCTCTCCCCGGCGCCCACCACGCACTGA
- a CDS encoding histidine triad nucleotide-binding protein, which translates to MAEPTDPDCLFCKIVAGDIPATVVRESERTLAFRDIHPQAPTHILVIPKAHYPNAGALAAAEPALAGALLSEAAEVAADEKLDGSGYRLIFNTGAGAGQTVFHAHVHLLGGRGFSEGLV; encoded by the coding sequence ATGGCCGAACCGACCGACCCCGACTGCCTCTTCTGCAAGATCGTGGCGGGCGACATCCCGGCCACCGTGGTCCGCGAGTCGGAGCGCACCCTCGCCTTCCGCGACATCCACCCGCAGGCCCCCACGCACATCCTGGTCATCCCCAAGGCGCACTACCCGAACGCCGGCGCGCTGGCCGCCGCCGAGCCCGCGCTGGCCGGCGCGCTGCTCTCCGAGGCGGCCGAGGTGGCCGCCGACGAGAAGCTCGACGGCTCCGGCTACCGGTTGATCTTCAACACCGGTGCGGGCGCCGGGCAGACCGTGTTCCACGCGCACGTCCACCTGCTGGGCGGCCGGGGCTTCTCCGAGGGCCTGGTCTGA
- a CDS encoding ribonuclease Z — translation MSMRELVVLGTASQVPTRHRNHNGYLLRWDGEGLLFDPGEGTQRQMLYAGVSATDLTRICVTHFHGDHSLGLAGVIQRINLDRVPHPVHAYYPASGQVFFDRLRQATAFHETAELRPHPIAAAGPLDGAGAPFELSAVQLSHPVDSFGYRLTEPDGRRLVPERLAALGVRGPDVGRLQREGRIQLDDRTVTLAEVSEARPGQRFAFVMDTRLCDGVHALAEGADLLVIEATFLAADARLAKEHGHLTAAQAAQVAAAAGVRTLVLTHFSQRYPDLDGHLAEARAHFDGELVVAEDLARIPVPSRR, via the coding sequence GTGTCCATGCGCGAACTCGTCGTCCTCGGCACGGCCAGCCAGGTGCCCACCCGGCACCGCAACCACAACGGCTACCTGCTGCGGTGGGACGGCGAGGGACTGCTCTTCGACCCGGGGGAGGGCACCCAGCGGCAGATGCTGTACGCGGGCGTCTCGGCCACCGACCTGACCCGGATCTGCGTGACGCACTTCCACGGCGACCACAGCCTGGGTCTGGCCGGGGTGATCCAGCGGATCAACCTGGACCGGGTCCCGCACCCGGTGCACGCCTACTACCCGGCCTCCGGCCAGGTCTTCTTCGACCGGCTGCGGCAGGCCACCGCCTTCCACGAGACGGCCGAGCTGCGCCCGCACCCGATCGCCGCCGCCGGCCCGCTGGACGGCGCCGGCGCGCCCTTCGAGCTGTCGGCCGTCCAGCTCTCGCACCCGGTGGACTCCTTCGGCTACCGGCTCACCGAGCCGGACGGCCGCCGCCTGGTGCCCGAGCGGCTGGCCGCCCTCGGGGTCCGCGGACCGGATGTCGGCCGGCTCCAGCGCGAGGGCCGGATCCAGCTGGACGACCGTACGGTCACCCTGGCCGAGGTCAGCGAGGCCCGGCCCGGCCAGCGCTTCGCCTTCGTGATGGACACCCGGCTCTGCGACGGCGTCCACGCGCTGGCCGAGGGGGCCGACCTGCTGGTGATCGAGGCGACCTTCCTGGCCGCCGACGCCCGTCTCGCCAAGGAGCACGGCCACCTCACCGCCGCCCAGGCGGCCCAGGTCGCCGCCGCGGCCGGCGTCCGGACCCTGGTGCTGACCCACTTCTCGCAGCGCTACCCGGACCTGGACGGACATCTCGCCGAGGCCCGCGCGCACTTCGACGGCGAGCTGGTGGTCGCCGAGGACCTGGCCCGGATTCCGGTGCCGTCCCGCCGATGA
- the era gene encoding GTPase Era: MSDTPSSPAAPYRSGFACFVGRPNAGKSTLTNALVGTKVAITSDRPQTTRHTVRGIVHRPEAQLVLVDTPGLHKPRTLLGERLNDLVRSTWAEVDVIGFCLPADQKLGPGDKFIAKELAEVKKTPKVAIVTKTDLVDSKKLAEQLIAIHQLGLELGIEWAEIIPVSAVGDKQVDLLADLLTPLLPLGPPLYPDGDLTDEPEVIMVAELIREAALEGVRDELPHSLAVVVEEMIPREGRPADRPLLDIHANVYIERQSQKAIVIGAKGARLKHVGTTARKHIEALLGTPVYLDLHVKVAKDWQRDPKQLRKLGF; this comes from the coding sequence ATGAGCGACACTCCTTCTTCCCCGGCTGCCCCGTACCGCTCGGGTTTCGCGTGCTTCGTAGGCCGTCCCAACGCGGGTAAGTCGACCCTGACCAACGCCCTGGTGGGGACGAAGGTCGCGATCACCTCCGACCGTCCGCAGACCACCCGGCACACCGTGCGCGGCATCGTGCACCGCCCCGAGGCCCAACTCGTCCTGGTGGACACCCCCGGTCTGCACAAGCCGCGCACGCTGCTCGGCGAGCGCCTCAACGACCTGGTCCGCTCCACCTGGGCCGAGGTCGACGTGATCGGCTTCTGCCTGCCCGCCGACCAGAAGCTCGGCCCCGGCGACAAGTTCATCGCCAAGGAGCTGGCCGAGGTCAAGAAGACCCCCAAGGTGGCGATTGTCACCAAGACCGACCTGGTCGACTCCAAGAAGCTCGCCGAGCAGCTGATCGCCATCCACCAGCTCGGCCTGGAGCTGGGCATCGAGTGGGCCGAGATCATCCCGGTCTCGGCCGTCGGCGACAAGCAGGTGGACCTGCTGGCCGACCTGCTCACCCCGCTGCTGCCGCTGGGTCCGCCGCTCTACCCGGACGGCGACCTGACCGACGAGCCCGAGGTGATCATGGTCGCCGAGCTGATCCGCGAGGCCGCCCTGGAGGGCGTGCGCGACGAGCTGCCGCACTCGCTGGCCGTGGTGGTCGAGGAGATGATCCCGCGCGAGGGGCGCCCGGCCGACCGTCCGCTGCTGGACATCCACGCGAACGTCTACATCGAGCGGCAGAGCCAGAAGGCCATCGTCATCGGCGCCAAGGGCGCCCGCCTCAAGCACGTGGGCACCACGGCCCGCAAGCACATCGAGGCGCTGCTCGGCACTCCGGTCTACCTGGACCTGCACGTCAAGGTCGCCAAGGACTGGCAGCGCGACCCCAAGCAGCTGCGCAAGCTCGGTTTCTGA